CGTGCTGGGCTGCCCCTATGAAGGCGACATTACCCCCGCCGCCGTGGCCCGGGTTGCCGGCGCGCTGTACCGCCTGGGCTGCGATGAAATCTCTTTGGGCGATACCATTGGCACGGGCACGCCGAAAAAGGCCATCGCCATGTTGTCTGCGGTACGCCAGGAAGTCCCCCTGGCGCGGCTGGCGGCCCATTTTCACGATACCTACGGCCAGGCCCTGGCCAACCTTTATGCGGTGCTGGAGCAGGGCCTGCGCATTATCGACAGCTCGGTGGCTGGCCTGGGAGGTTGCCCCTATGCGAAAGGGGCCACCGGCAATGTGGCCAGCGAAGACGTGGTCTATCTGCTGCACGGCCTGGGCCTGGAAACCGGCGTAAACCTTGACCGGCTGGTGCACACCGGCCGCTGGATCAGCCGGCGGCTGGGCCGGGTGAACGGGGCAAAAACGGGCCTTGCCTGGCACCCCAACAAGTAAGGAGTCAATTGACATCAGAAAACCTCGTAATGATAATGCCTCTCACTATGGAATATTCATGACAGCCTCATGCTCCAGCGAGCCCAGGATTACATAGACAACTTCACCCTTTACGATCTGGTGCAACACCGTCGCTTTGGTGCCGAGTATCAACCCATAGTGGAACTGAGCAGTGGCGATATCATGGGCTGGGAAGCCTTGGCGCGCTTTTATACCCCCAGCGGCGATACCTTGCGTCCGGATCGCGTATTTGAGGCTCTGCACAGCGATAACCTCAGCCTGTTCAGCGTTGAGCATCAAATGAAGTCGCTGCAAATTGCTCAAGCTCCCGGCCAGGGGGACTTGTTTCTGAACCTGGACCCTCATGCCTTTGCCCTGTTCGGCCGGGATCCCCGCAACCCTTTACTGGAACTCTTCGCAGATCGGGACCGGCTGGTGGTAGAAATCATCGAAAACAGTGACGCCAACGATGCCCTGTACAGCGCCAGCATGAGCGACGCCCTGCGCGGACTGGGATTAAAGCTGGCGCTGGATGATATTGGCGCGCCCGACAGTATGCTGTCCTTTGAGCTGCTGGTGGATATGGATTACCTGAAGCTGGATCGCTCCTGGCTGAAGCCCGGGCAGTCGGAGCAGCGTCAGCAGCTGCTGCTGGCCCTGTGCCGCTTTGCCAGAAATTGTGGCAAACCCATAGTACTGGAAGGGGTCGAGCGGCAGGAAGATCTGGAAGTGGCCCGCCGACTGGGGGTCGACTATGTGCAGGGCTTTCTTTACCGGTCCCTGTTTAAAACCATTAAGGTTTAACTCGAGTCCCCAGCCCCAGTCCTCTGAATAAAAAAGGGAGCCGAAGCTCCCTTTTTAGTGTTTTAATCCGCCAACCTTACTGGTTAACGAACTCCACACCTTTCTGAATGTCGCCACGCAGGGTTTCCAGCATGCCGTCCATTGCCGCCTGTTCAAAGGCGCTGATGTCACCGTAGGGCAGCACTTTTTCCACGCCGTTCTTGCCGAGCAGTACCGGCTGGGCGAAGAATTCAGCGTGCTCGCTGCCGCCGTCTACATAGGTGCACTCAACCACGTTGGCTTCACCCTGCATGGCCTTGACCAGAGACAGCGCGAAACGGCAAGCAGCCTGACCCATGGACAGGGTGGCGGAGCCGCCACCGGCCTTGGCTTCAACCACTTCGGTACCGGCGTTCTGAATGCGGTAGGTCAGCTTCTCGATTTCCTCGTCGGAGAAGGAAGCGCCTTCCACCTGGGACAGCAGCGGCAGAATGGTCACACCGCTGTGGCCACCGATAACCGGAACCTTGACTTCAGACACGTTCAGGCCCTTGGCTTCGGCCACGAAAGTCTCGGCGCGGATCACGTCCAGGGTAGTGATGCCGAACAGCTTGTTCTTGTCGTATACACCGGCCTTTTTCAGTACTTCGGCGGCAATCGGTACAGTGGTGTTCACCGGGTTGGTGATGATGCCGATGCAGGCCTGCGGGCAGGCGGCAGCGGCTTTTTCGATCAGGTTCTTGACGATGCCGGCGTTCACGTTGAACAGGTCGGCACGGTCCATGCCCGGCTTGCGGGCCACACCGGCGGAGATCAGCACGATGTCGGCGCCGGTCAGGGCCGGAGTGGGATCTTCACCACCAAAACCAACCACGCTTACGGCGGTGGGGATGTGGCTCAGATCGGCAGCAACGCCGGGAGTGACAGGAGCGATATCATACAGGCTCAGTTCAGAGCCGGCAGGCAGGTTGTTCTTCAACAGCAGGGCGAGAGCCTGGCCGATACCACCGGCAGCTCCGAGTACGGCAACTTTCATAGCTGAACTCCGTTTATTATTGAATAGTTATACGTTTCCTAGGCCTATGCAAAATAGCGAAACCGCCGTGCAAACACAATGCCCAGGCCCATCAAATGTAACAGTTCTGTGAGCCAGCCGGCTCATTCATCCCTGTTGCTGAAACGCCAGCGCACGCCGCTCCAGCAACCGGAACAGCCAGGTCAACAGGCTGTTCATCAGCAGGTAGATTACTCCGGCCACGCCGAATACCGTCAGGGTGTCGTAGGTCTGGCCGTTGATGCGCTGGGCCAAGCCCATAATGTCCATAATGGAGATGGTGCTGGCCAGGGAACTGCCCTTGAGCACCAGCACCACCTCGTTGGAATAGGCCGGAATCACTCGGCGCATGGCGTGGCGCAACTTCACACTCAGGGTCTGCCATTCGCTCATGCCGAGCGCGCGGCAGGCCAGGGTTTCGCCCTTGGGCACCGCGTCCAGTGCGCCCTTGAACAACCGGCAGGTGTAGGCGCCGGCATTCATGCCCAGGGCCAGAATGGCACAGAACATTGGCTCGCGCAGATACTGCCAGGCCCAGCTTTGCTTGATGCTGTCGAACTGGGCCGGGCCGTAGTAGATCAGAAAGATCTGCACCAGCAAGGGCGTTCCGGTGATCAGCAGCAAATAGCCTTCCGCCAGCCAGTTCAGCACCGGTACCCGCTTGTCCAGGATCCAGGTCAGCAACAGGGCGATCACCAGGCCCAGCAGCAGGCCGGTGGTGGTGATCAGCAAGGTGATCTGCAGGCCGTCCAGCAAGGCAAGGGAGTAATCGAGCAATTTAGTCATAGCGGGTCACCCTCGCCTGCAGTCGTTTCAGGCCCTGCTGGCTGATCAGGGTAATGGCCAAATAGATCAGCGCCGCCGAGGCATACCAGGTAAAGGGCTCATAGGTACTGGCCGCCGCGGTCTTGGCCTGATGCATAAGATCATGCACGCCAATCAACGACACCAGCGCGGTGTCTTTCAGCAACACCAGCCACTGGTTGCCGAGCCCCGGCAGGGCATGGCGCCAGGCCTGGGGCAGCACGATGCGAAAAAAGCTGTACAAGGGGGGCAAACCCAGTGCCAGGGCCGCCTGCCGCTGGCCGCGAGACACCGCATTGAGCGCCCCGCGCAGGGTTTGGGCGCCATAGGCGGCAAACAGCAACGACAGTGCGGTCACCCCGCACCAGAACGGGCTGAATTCAATGTATTCCCCGGTCAGCAAAAACAGCAAATGGGTGGAGCCAAAATAGATAAAGAACACCACCAGAATTTCCGGCAGGCCACGCAGCACGGTAGTGAGCGCGGACGCCGGCAGCCGCAACAGCCGCCAGCGGCTCATTTCCGCGCCGCAGAACAGCATGGCCAGCACCATGCCCACCACCAACGAGACCAATGCCAGCCCGAGGGTCATCAGGCCGGCATTAAACAGATGCGTCATCATCAGTGCGGGAAGTACTTGCCGTAGAGCCGATCATAGGTGCCGTTGGCCTTAAGTTCGGCCAGGCCCTGGTTGAGCTTGTCGAGCAGTTCCTGGTTGCCCTTGGTGACGGCAATGCCAAAGCCGGTGCCAAAGTAGTTGTCGTCGGTCACCGCCTCGCCTACGACGTCATAGCCTTCGGACTTGGCCAGCCAGTCACCCACCACGGCGGTGTCGGCAAACACGGCTTCAATGCGGCCGTTGGTCAGATCCAGCAGGGCGTCCTGCACGCTCGGGTAGGCACGGGGATCCAGGCCATCGCTTTCAAGGTTGTCCTGAATGTACTTCTGGTGCGAGGTGCCGTTCTGCACGCCCACGGTTTTGTCCTTGAGGGCCTCAATGGCATTGAACTGGCCGGCGGGTGCCACAAACACCGCAGAGTTCTCGTAGTAGATGTCGCTGAAGTCGACCTGCTCGGCCCGCTCCGGAGTAATGTCCATGGCGGCGATGGCGGCATGATAGCGCTTGAACTTGAGGCTGGGGATCAGGCTGTCAAAGGCCTGATTGTGAAAGCTGCACTCAAGCTCTGCCACTTCACACAGGGCCTTGGCCAGATCGATGTCAAACCCCTGCATTTCGTTGTTGTCGTCAACGAATTCAAAGGGAGGATAGGCGGCGTTGGTCACGAACTTTACTTCGTCGGCCTGGGCGGCGGTGCTGCCGGCGGCGGCCAGCAGGGCCAGGGACAACAGGGTCTTTTTCATGGGTATGTCCTTATCAATGAGTCAGAAATTCCGCCAGACGCTTGGTCTGGGGATGGTCAAGCAAAGCAGCGTCGCCGTATTCCACCAGCTTGCCCTGCTCCAGATAGGCGACCTTGGTCGCCACTCGGCGGGCAAAGCCGACTTCGTGGGTAACGATCACCTGGGTAATACCGGTTTTGCCCAGTTGTAAAATGATCTCCGCCACCTCCTTGGTGATCTCCGGATCCAGCGCCGCCGTGGGTTCGTCAAACAACAACACCTCGGGGTTCATCATCAGTGCCCGGGCGATGGCCACCCGCTGCTGCTGGCCACCGGACAAGGCACCGGGCCAGGCCTGACGCTTGTCGGCCAGCTTGAGCTGAGCCAACAGGCCGGCGGCCTTGTCTCTGGCCTCGGCCTTGTTCATGCCCAGCACCTTGAGCGGGGCTTCCAGCAAGTTTTGCTCCACGGTCAGATGGGGCCACAGATGGTATTGCTGAAACACCATGCCCACCTTGCGGCGCAACTCCTGCGCCCGTCTTGCCAGACGGCCGTTGTCGTCGGCGGGAAAGCTGAATTGCTCACCGGCCATGGCCAGGGTGCCGGCATCCGGCACATCCAGCAGGTTCATCAGCCTGAGCAAAGAACTTTTTCCTGCGCCACTGGGCCCAAGTAGCACTAATGTCTCTCCGGCGTCGCATTGCAGCGAAACCTGGCTTAAAATTTCCTGCCCGGCCCAGGACTTGCTTATGCCGCTGAATTCTATGCCCATGCGCTATGTTCACTTCATCTGTCAGAGTCTTTGGCTGATTTTATTTTGCATTATTGTTAATGCAAGCTAAATCTGCATCTTTATGCAAGATAAATGACTATTCCTTGATAAAACCCCATAACGGATAGACAATATGCCCCATTCACTCACGCTCGGTCGGCTGCAAAAAATGAACGAAAAACAGGAACAACTGGTCAAGGCATTCAAGGCGTTGCTTAAAGAGGAACGCTTTGGCTCCCAGGCGGAAATCGTTAATGCCCTGCAGGAGCTGGGGTTTGAAAACATCAACCAGTCCAAGGTGTCACGCATGCTGAGCAAATTCGGCGCCGTGCGTACCCGCAATGCCAAGATGGAAATGGTGTATTGCCTGCCGGTCGAACTGGGCGTGCCCACCAGCAGCAGCCAGCTCAAGAACCTGGTGCTGGACGTGGGTCACAACAGCGCGCTGATTGTCATTCATACCAGCCCGGGGGCGGCCCAGCTCATCGCCCGCATGCTCGACTCCCTTGGCCGGGCCGAAGGCATTCTCGGCACCATTGCCGGCGATGACACCATCTTTATTACCCCCACCAAGGAAACCCCCATCGAAGAGCTGTACCAGAGCGTACTGGAGCTGTTCGAACAATACGTGTAAGCGAACGCACCAAGAGGGGTGAAGAGTAAGGGGTGAGGCGCCCTGAGCGCCAGTGCGCAGTCCCCCTCACTCCTCTCCCCTCCCTTTTCACTCGGGGTTACGCATCCCCCTGCGATAACAGCCAGTTTTCCGATGGCGCGAAAAACGCGGCGCCGGTTTCCGCCCGGGTAAACAGTGTTAAATGATCAAAATTCCCCTGCTCGTCACGCCGGTACATGCTCTCCAGCATGCGGGTAAAGTGTAGTGGCGTACGGCAGCAGGAAATAAACACCAGTCCCTGCTCGGTGGCACTGCCCCAGGGCATGCTCTGGCGCAGAATTTCCATGCTGTTGCCGTTGGTGTCCTTCAGGCTGGTACGCCGGGTATGGGCGGTCATCGGTTTGTCGGCTGCAGCATACTCGATGTTATCGGCCTTGGTGCGGCCATAAATGTCTTCCTGCGTCTTCAGCGCCAGCTTTTGCCAGCGGGCCATGCGGTGATGGTAGCGCTGTACATGCACATAGCTGCCGCCGGCAAAGGGCCCCTCGGCCACCAGGGCAACGGTTGCCCTGTCTTCGCCTTGCGGGTTTTCGGTGCCGTCCACAAAGCCGGTCATGTCGCGGCTATCCAGGTAACGAAAGCCCTGGCGCTCGTCCTTGAGCTCCACCATTCCTGCCAGCAGCGCCATCACCTTCTGCACCGCGATATAGGCCACGTCGAGGCGATCGGCACGCAGCTGAAAGAACAGATCAAAGGGCGTTTCCGGCGCCGCGCGTTCGCCTTCTCCCTGGGCCGGAAAGGCACGCAGCTCGGCGGGGCGCTGCCGTGGATACAGCTCGTCCCAGGCCTGGTGACCGATGGCCACCAGGCCGGAAAAGGCGGCATTCGAATAAGTATCGGCCAGCTCCCGCCACAACGCGGGCACGGCCTTGAGCTTGTTTCTTACCTCGGACTGATGGCCGGGTAAAATATTGAAAAACAGGTAATGGGCGTGAAGATTGGGTTCGGCGCAAATGCCGGCTTGTGCTGTCATTCTTTGCTCTTCCATTGCTTCAAAAGAGGTCAGTATAACGGCAAACAGTGACACTGGGGATGGGGGATGATCAAGGCAGGCTGGAATTAAGCAGGACTCATTCCAACCTGGATGTTGCCCGCCTCACGCCACTTCCCGCCGGCGCTCGGCTTCGTCGGGAAAAAAGGTCAGGGCATGGGGTGCCACGGTCACCTGCACATTGGCCACTGCCGGCAGCGGCTCGTTGATGCTCACCTCCAGGGTCAACCCCTGGCATTCCACCAGACAGCGGGTATGGGCACCGAGAAACTGCTGCTCCAGCACCCGGCCATTGCCCTGCTCCGCTTCGCTCAGCAGCAGCTGACGCGGTCGCAGCAACAGCCGACCTTCACTGCCGGGCTCGGCACTAATGGCCGCCAGGCTGGCAATCCGGCCCAGGGGAGTCTGCAGGCTGTGGCTGTCGTGCACCGTGGCCGGCACATAGTTGCTCTGACCGAGAAAGTCGGCCACAAAGGGGGTCTGCGGATGCTGATACAGGGTTTGCGGCCGGCCCACCTGTTCGATGTGGCCCTGGCGAAACAGCGCCAGCTTGTCGGCAAAGGCAAAGGCCTCTTCCTTGCTGTGGGTCACAAAGATGGCGCTGATGCCCTGCTCCTTGAGCAGGCTGCGAATTTCACTGATCAGGCGCATGCGAACCTGAGTATCAATATTGGAAAAAGGCTCGTCCAGCAACATCAGCTGGGGCCGGCAGATCAGCGCCCGGGCAATGGCCACTCGCTGCTGCTGGCCACCGGAAAGCTGGTGCGGATAGCGCTCGCCCAGGCCGGCCAGGTTGACCAGCTCCAGCACCTCGTCGACCCGCGTCCGAATCACCGCCTTGTTGCTTTCCTTGCTCTGCAGGCCAAAGGCCACGTTTTGCGCCACGTTGAGGTGGGGAAACAGGGCATAATCCTGAAAAATCATGCCGATATTGCGCTCTTCCGGCACCACCGCCGCGCCGTTGCCGTTGACCTTGCGGCTGTTGATGCAAATGTCCCCGCCAGACACCGGCAGCAACCCGGCCACCGCCTTCAGCAGGGTGGTCTTGCCGCAGCCGCTGGCACCCAGCAGGCACATGATTTCATTGCTTTCTACCCGCAGCGACAGGCCATCCAGCACCGCCTTGCCGTTGTAACTGCAACAAATGTCGTCAATCGTGAGTGCCGCCATCAGTGATGTTGCTCCAGTGAACGGTTTAGAAAAATCAGAGGTATCAGCCCCACCAGCACAATCACGATGGCGGGCAGCGCCCCCAGCTCCAGTTGCTCGTCGGAAACAAACTGATACACATAGGTGGCCAGGGTCTGAAAGTTGAACGGCCGCAGCAGCAGCGCCGCCGGCAGTTCCTTCATGCATTCAATGAACACCAGCAGGGCCCCGGCCAGCATGCCCTTGCGAATCAGCGGCAGGTGCACTCGACGAATCATGGCCGCCGGGCCATAGCCCATGGTCTGGGTCACCATATCGAGGGATGGCGACACCTTGTTCAGGCTGCTTTCCACCGCCCCGATGGCCATGGCACCAAAACGCACCAAATAGCCAAAGGCGATGGCGGTCATGGTACCGGTCAGCAGCAGGCCAGGCTCGGGCAAGCTCAGCCACAGCGCCAGATCGTTGATGGCAAAGTCCATCATAGTCAGCGGCACCAGCACCCCAATGGCCAGCACGGTGCCGGGCAGGGCATAGCCCATGGCCGCCAGCCGCAACGGCAGCACGGTATGACGCTTGCCCTTGAGCCGGTGGGTCATGCCCAGCAGCAGGGCAATGGCCAGCCCCAGCACCGCCACCACCGCCGACAGCACCAGGCTGTTAAGGCTGTATTCAAAGAAGCGGGCATTCCAGGCCTGATCGAAATAGCGCACCGCGTGGTAGCACAGAATGACAAAAGGCAGCAGGAAGCCGAGACCGACCAGGCCCCAGCAGAACGCCAGCGCCGCCCATTTTCGGCCGCCGGTGAGCCGGTAGCCGGCCTCCTGCTCGTGGCCCATGCTCTTTTGAAACACCTGCTGGCGCTTGCGGCTCATGCGCTCCAGGCTCAGCAGCACCATCACCACCAGTAGCATGATGGCGGAGATCTTGGCCGCCGCCTGCAGGCTGCCATAGCCAAGCCAGGTGTCGTACACCGCCGTGGTCAGGGTGTTGACCGCAAAGAAATTGACGGTGCCGAACTCGGCCAGGGTTTCCATCGCCACCAGTGACAGCCCCACCGCAATGGCGGGACGGGCCAGGGGGAGGCTGACCCGGCAAAAGCTTTGCCAGGGCGTGCAGCCCAGCAGCCGGCTGGACTGAATTAGGCTGGTGGACTGTTCCAGAAAGGCGGTGCGCCCGAGCAGGTAGACGTAGGGGTAGAGCACCAGTCCCAGCACCAGGGCGGCGCCCCCGAGACTACGAATGGGAGGAAAATAGTAGTCGCCGGCAGACTGCCAGCCGAACCAGTCGCGCAGCGCCAGCTGCACCGGGCCGGAATAGTCGAGCAAGTCCGTATAGACAAAGGCGACAATGTAGGACGGCATGGCCAGGGGTAATATCAGTGCCCACTGCAACCAGCGGCGTCCGGGCAGCTCGCACATGGCCATCAGCCAGGCGGCGGGCAGGCCAAACAGCAGGCTCAAGCCCATCACCAGCGACACCAGCCAGAAGGTGTTGCCAATGTAGGCCGGAAGCACAGAAGCCCACAGATGACGGAAGATGTCTTCTGCGGGCAACAGGGCTTCGACTATCAGTGCCAGAATCGGCAAGGTCAGCACCAGGGCGATGCCCCAGCTGCTGACCGTCCAACCATATCTTTTCATGTACAACTCAAAACGGGGGACAGGCCCCCGTCTTTTTACAGATCGTATTTCACTTCGTCTACCAGCTTGATCGCTTCCTGGGCGTGTTTGGCCACGTCGGTCAGCGGCAGGGTATCGGACTTGAAGTCACCCCAGGCCTTCACCAGGTCGGACGGATCCACGCCCGGCTTGACCGGATATTCGTGGTTGGCGGACGCATACAGGTGCTGGGCTTCGTCGCCGGCCAGGAACTCCATCAGCTTGAGGGCCGCATCCTTGTTCTTGGCATGCTGAGTCATGGCCACGGCGGAGATATTGACGTGGGTGCCACGATCGCCCTGATTGGGGAAGTTGATGTAGACGGACTCGGCCGCTTCACGCTGATCGTCGTTGGTCAGCATCACGCCGTAGTAGTAGCTGTTGCCCAGGGCATAGTCACACACGCCGTCACGAATGGCCTTGATCTGATCCCGGTCGCCGCCCTGGGGCTTGCGCGCCAGGTTATCTTTCAGGCCCTGCAGCCAGTTTTTGGTGTACTCGCTGCCGTGCTCGGCAATCATGGAGGCGGTCAGCGCCACGTTGTAGGGATGCTTGCCGCTGCGGGTACAGATCTTGCCCTTGTACTTGGGATCCGCCAGCTCTTCATAGGTAATGTCGTCACGCTTGCCCACCCGGTCAACCGAGCTGTAAATGGCACGGGCGCGGGTGGTTACCGCGAACCACTTGCCGTCGGCATCGCGATATTGGGCCGGAATGTTTTGTTCCAGCACGTCGCTTTGCACCGGCTGGGTCAGATCCTTGTCCACCACGTCCATCAGGCGGCTGACGTCCACGGTCAGCACCAGATCGGCCGGAGAAAGACGACCTTCCCGCTCCAGACGTTCACCCATGCCGTCCTTGATAAAGACCACGTTCACATCGATACCGGTTTCCTTGGTAAAGGTGTCGAGCATGGGCTTGATCAGGAATTCCTGACGGTTGGAGTAGACGTTGACTTCTTCGGCTGCAGCCTGGGCGGTGAAGCTGGAAGCCAGCAGGGCAGCGGCGGCGGTGAGGAAAAACGGTCTGGTCATTATCCGGTTCCATTGGTTGACTGAGAATAATTAACGTTCAGCAGTATACCGGGCTCCAAGAGGGAATCAACCACCGGCGAACACTCAAATAATAAAAATTGTTATCTTCACTTCGGTGTTTTGAGGCGGATCAAAAAAAGAGGAGCACAAGGCTCCTCAAAACAAGACCCGGCGG
The Oceanimonas doudoroffii DNA segment above includes these coding regions:
- a CDS encoding EAL domain-containing protein, which codes for MLQRAQDYIDNFTLYDLVQHRRFGAEYQPIVELSSGDIMGWEALARFYTPSGDTLRPDRVFEALHSDNLSLFSVEHQMKSLQIAQAPGQGDLFLNLDPHAFALFGRDPRNPLLELFADRDRLVVEIIENSDANDALYSASMSDALRGLGLKLALDDIGAPDSMLSFELLVDMDYLKLDRSWLKPGQSEQRQQLLLALCRFARNCGKPIVLEGVERQEDLEVARRLGVDYVQGFLYRSLFKTIKV
- a CDS encoding ABC transporter ATP-binding protein, coding for MAALTIDDICCSYNGKAVLDGLSLRVESNEIMCLLGASGCGKTTLLKAVAGLLPVSGGDICINSRKVNGNGAAVVPEERNIGMIFQDYALFPHLNVAQNVAFGLQSKESNKAVIRTRVDEVLELVNLAGLGERYPHQLSGGQQQRVAIARALICRPQLMLLDEPFSNIDTQVRMRLISEIRSLLKEQGISAIFVTHSKEEAFAFADKLALFRQGHIEQVGRPQTLYQHPQTPFVADFLGQSNYVPATVHDSHSLQTPLGRIASLAAISAEPGSEGRLLLRPRQLLLSEAEQGNGRVLEQQFLGAHTRCLVECQGLTLEVSINEPLPAVANVQVTVAPHALTFFPDEAERRREVA
- a CDS encoding lysine/arginine/ornithine ABC transporter substrate-binding protein; the encoded protein is MKKTLLSLALLAAAGSTAAQADEVKFVTNAAYPPFEFVDDNNEMQGFDIDLAKALCEVAELECSFHNQAFDSLIPSLKFKRYHAAIAAMDITPERAEQVDFSDIYYENSAVFVAPAGQFNAIEALKDKTVGVQNGTSHQKYIQDNLESDGLDPRAYPSVQDALLDLTNGRIEAVFADTAVVGDWLAKSEGYDVVGEAVTDDNYFGTGFGIAVTKGNQELLDKLNQGLAELKANGTYDRLYGKYFPH
- the mdh gene encoding malate dehydrogenase; amino-acid sequence: MKVAVLGAAGGIGQALALLLKNNLPAGSELSLYDIAPVTPGVAADLSHIPTAVSVVGFGGEDPTPALTGADIVLISAGVARKPGMDRADLFNVNAGIVKNLIEKAAAACPQACIGIITNPVNTTVPIAAEVLKKAGVYDKNKLFGITTLDVIRAETFVAEAKGLNVSEVKVPVIGGHSGVTILPLLSQVEGASFSDEEIEKLTYRIQNAGTEVVEAKAGGGSATLSMGQAACRFALSLVKAMQGEANVVECTYVDGGSEHAEFFAQPVLLGKNGVEKVLPYGDISAFEQAAMDGMLETLRGDIQKGVEFVNQ
- a CDS encoding ATP-binding cassette domain-containing protein, translated to MGIEFSGISKSWAGQEILSQVSLQCDAGETLVLLGPSGAGKSSLLRLMNLLDVPDAGTLAMAGEQFSFPADDNGRLARRAQELRRKVGMVFQQYHLWPHLTVEQNLLEAPLKVLGMNKAEARDKAAGLLAQLKLADKRQAWPGALSGGQQQRVAIARALMMNPEVLLFDEPTAALDPEITKEVAEIILQLGKTGITQVIVTHEVGFARRVATKVAYLEQGKLVEYGDAALLDHPQTKRLAEFLTH
- the artM gene encoding arginine ABC transporter permease ArtM; this encodes MLDYSLALLDGLQITLLITTTGLLLGLVIALLLTWILDKRVPVLNWLAEGYLLLITGTPLLVQIFLIYYGPAQFDSIKQSWAWQYLREPMFCAILALGMNAGAYTCRLFKGALDAVPKGETLACRALGMSEWQTLSVKLRHAMRRVIPAYSNEVVLVLKGSSLASTISIMDIMGLAQRINGQTYDTLTVFGVAGVIYLLMNSLLTWLFRLLERRALAFQQQG
- the artQ gene encoding arginine ABC transporter permease ArtQ, yielding MMTHLFNAGLMTLGLALVSLVVGMVLAMLFCGAEMSRWRLLRLPASALTTVLRGLPEILVVFFIYFGSTHLLFLLTGEYIEFSPFWCGVTALSLLFAAYGAQTLRGALNAVSRGQRQAALALGLPPLYSFFRIVLPQAWRHALPGLGNQWLVLLKDTALVSLIGVHDLMHQAKTAAASTYEPFTWYASAALIYLAITLISQQGLKRLQARVTRYD
- a CDS encoding Fe(3+) ABC transporter substrate-binding protein: MTRPFFLTAAAALLASSFTAQAAAEEVNVYSNRQEFLIKPMLDTFTKETGIDVNVVFIKDGMGERLEREGRLSPADLVLTVDVSRLMDVVDKDLTQPVQSDVLEQNIPAQYRDADGKWFAVTTRARAIYSSVDRVGKRDDITYEELADPKYKGKICTRSGKHPYNVALTASMIAEHGSEYTKNWLQGLKDNLARKPQGGDRDQIKAIRDGVCDYALGNSYYYGVMLTNDDQREAAESVYINFPNQGDRGTHVNISAVAMTQHAKNKDAALKLMEFLAGDEAQHLYASANHEYPVKPGVDPSDLVKAWGDFKSDTLPLTDVAKHAQEAIKLVDEVKYDL
- a CDS encoding Dyp-type peroxidase translates to MTAQAGICAEPNLHAHYLFFNILPGHQSEVRNKLKAVPALWRELADTYSNAAFSGLVAIGHQAWDELYPRQRPAELRAFPAQGEGERAAPETPFDLFFQLRADRLDVAYIAVQKVMALLAGMVELKDERQGFRYLDSRDMTGFVDGTENPQGEDRATVALVAEGPFAGGSYVHVQRYHHRMARWQKLALKTQEDIYGRTKADNIEYAAADKPMTAHTRRTSLKDTNGNSMEILRQSMPWGSATEQGLVFISCCRTPLHFTRMLESMYRRDEQGNFDHLTLFTRAETGAAFFAPSENWLLSQGDA
- the argR gene encoding transcriptional regulator ArgR, whose protein sequence is MPHSLTLGRLQKMNEKQEQLVKAFKALLKEERFGSQAEIVNALQELGFENINQSKVSRMLSKFGAVRTRNAKMEMVYCLPVELGVPTSSSQLKNLVLDVGHNSALIVIHTSPGAAQLIARMLDSLGRAEGILGTIAGDDTIFITPTKETPIEELYQSVLELFEQYV
- a CDS encoding ABC transporter permease, yielding MKRYGWTVSSWGIALVLTLPILALIVEALLPAEDIFRHLWASVLPAYIGNTFWLVSLVMGLSLLFGLPAAWLMAMCELPGRRWLQWALILPLAMPSYIVAFVYTDLLDYSGPVQLALRDWFGWQSAGDYYFPPIRSLGGAALVLGLVLYPYVYLLGRTAFLEQSTSLIQSSRLLGCTPWQSFCRVSLPLARPAIAVGLSLVAMETLAEFGTVNFFAVNTLTTAVYDTWLGYGSLQAAAKISAIMLLVVMVLLSLERMSRKRQQVFQKSMGHEQEAGYRLTGGRKWAALAFCWGLVGLGFLLPFVILCYHAVRYFDQAWNARFFEYSLNSLVLSAVVAVLGLAIALLLGMTHRLKGKRHTVLPLRLAAMGYALPGTVLAIGVLVPLTMMDFAINDLALWLSLPEPGLLLTGTMTAIAFGYLVRFGAMAIGAVESSLNKVSPSLDMVTQTMGYGPAAMIRRVHLPLIRKGMLAGALLVFIECMKELPAALLLRPFNFQTLATYVYQFVSDEQLELGALPAIVIVLVGLIPLIFLNRSLEQHH
- a CDS encoding hydroxymethylglutaryl-CoA lyase, whose amino-acid sequence is MDSVRLVEMGPRDGLQNEPVQVPTHIKIELVERLADCGLTHIEAASFVSPKWVPQMADGSEVLTAIRRRQGVIYSALTPNVKGLEAALAAGADEVAVFTAASESFCRKNINCSVAQSLERFTPVLQLAHEHGLRVRGYVSTVLGCPYEGDITPAAVARVAGALYRLGCDEISLGDTIGTGTPKKAIAMLSAVRQEVPLARLAAHFHDTYGQALANLYAVLEQGLRIIDSSVAGLGGCPYAKGATGNVASEDVVYLLHGLGLETGVNLDRLVHTGRWISRRLGRVNGAKTGLAWHPNK